Part of the Salisaeta longa DSM 21114 genome is shown below.
CGATTGAGGACATCAATGTGGGTGGCTGCAACGATTACATGATCGCCGTATTGCTCACGTAGCTCAAGGAGAATATTGCGGAGCAAGGCTCTGTCCGGGCGCGTCATCGTGCGCGACGCATCAATCACGAATAAAACTGCATCCACAGGCGCCTCTTGTTCGATTTGATGAGGCGTGAGATGCCGTACGGCGGCCTCGGGTGAGCTCTGGAATGGCACAGATTCAACCGCATCCAAGTCTGGATCTTGAGGTATGCCCAAAAATTGCCGTGTGACGTTCTCATATTCCTCGTCACCTCCAACCCCCGGTGTATCATAAACTATCAACCCACTGCTGAAGGTGACGCGGAGAACGGCACTTGTGGTATCTGGCGTGCGCTTAGCAAGAGCAACTGGATCGCCAAACAGTGAATTAATAAGACTTGTCTTGCCGGCTGAGGTCATCCCGGCGAGAGCGACACGTGGAGGACGTCCCGACTGGATGCGATGCAGGGTCTTGGCGACAGTGTCTGAGTCATGTTCAACTTGCTCTGTATCCAGGCGCTCATTCAAATGTTCAAGGATAGCCTCTCCAAGCTCAAAAACATCTTTGACACTTGCGAGGTTGAAGAGATCTCCAATAACATCATTGATGCTTTTTCTCATGCGTCCATTCTGGGACCTACTATTGTTCATGTCTTTGCAACGTTTATTGAGAATAATTTATGTGGCGCATGCACCACATAACGGTTAAGTTCACCTGCGGAGATATAGCTTGGGCACTCTCCAGACAGACAAAGCGTTTTCGGGCAGCGCGAGCGAACTAAGTCGCCCGCATTCATTGTCAGGTGCAACACTGTATCATGAAGCTTCAGACGCCTTCCCATCGAACTTACGGTTTTTCTCTCTGTGGTACCACATCCAACTGCCAAACGCAATTCCGGAAACTGTCCAAACGACCAAGAAGATTGCACCTTCCACCAGCGAGTCAAATGTCGGAAGGTGTACACCAAGCGGAGATAGCTCTATTGATTTGGCAAACAGCCCCGAGGGATAACCCCAGAGGAGAACGCCATGATAAAGAACGAACTTCCATTTGCTTTCTTTTTCCATTTGCACTGATGCTCACTTTCTCAGTGGAAAGGATTCATAACCTATACTTACATCAACACACTTGACATAGCACGTATCCATAATTTCGCGCAAACGCCTGAAGGTCAATGCAACGGGTGTATCGGGCCCGCTGCTATATCAACAAAGTGGGCATAGCACATTATGAGCGACACGGCGACGGTGTCTATGCCCGTGTGTCGCCCGGTATTGGATTACAACGTAGCACGGCACTGCATAAGTCGCAAGTTTCTGACTGGGTTGCCTCTCCTCGCATGCCGCCCCGTATGTACAAGGATTAGCTCTTCTCGTGTTGGCTTGCTGCGATCTGCTTAAGCCTGCGCCCTTCCGTCATTCGGAAGGAAAAGTCGTTTTAGCCGTGGTGGATTAGCCGTGGCGGATCGAAGACAAACATGCGCGGCTTTTCAATAATGCTGAAAATGAAGGCAGAACACCTTGATAATGGGTGCCATTGTCTCCATATTGAGTTTATGCGGTTCAGTAAATATGCAATGCAGCATCGCCTCGATGGCCACCGGGGCGCTTTGACATAAAAAACCCGTCCCGGCACGTGGCCAGGACGGGCAAAATCCCAAATTGCAATCGGCTGCTTTTGACAGGGCACCGCCGATGCAGAGGAAAAACCACATGCGCAACGCACATGCGTCAAACAGCGGTACGGAAGACCGCCATTCAATATCTACATACGGCACTGGAGTGGAAAAGATCAAATCTTTTTCGGATATCCCGTCAAAAAGGGGGCAGGGAACGCTTCCTTTTCCGGATTTTTCCAGAACAGCACCTGATCGAAGCCCAGATCGTGCCTACCGAAGTGCCTTCACGCGGTCCGTTCCGCTGCGCGCAGGCTACGTGGAACGTCGCAGCGGCATTCTCACTCGCCAAAGCACCCCGCGGTTAGACCTTCTCTTCGACAGTCGGGCCGTCCATCTGACACGAAAGTCCGACAACGCCTCCTGCCGGGTCTTTGAGATGCATAGCGGCGAGCGTGTCAACCGAAGACGCGGGGAATTCTTCAAGTCGATTCAGTCGTTTACCGAAGACATCTGGACGCGGATCTACAGACGGGCAGTGCCGCAAGGCAACCCATTAGCGCACGAGGACTTTCACCGTCTGTACCGTAGGCTTCAAAAAGCAGTGCAGCGCGGGAGCGAGACGTTCAACATTGGGCCTACCGTTCCGAATGTTCGGAAAAGAGACGCCGACCGCTTTGGCCGTCGCTGGCGGCCGTCGGAGAACCTCAAACGAGCTGGTGCTAATTGCTATGCCGAGCCGCGACCGTTCGTTCTCTGTACGCCTCCGGCAGAAAACGACGCTGATAGCCTTAGCCTTGCGCCAAGTGGCAGTAGCGAGTATATCGACGTGTGGCAACAGGCAGCACAGCACGTTGCGCGCTCACAGAAGCTCCACAGGCGCTTTACCCATGCGGTGACGTGCTCTTCCCTTTACGGAAACCGCTACACCGCTCACGGCCGGCGCTACGAACGCAAACATGCTAGGGTCGGAGACCGCGAAGCGGCGTCACCTCGGTACTTAACGATTGGTCGCTGGCGGAAAGATGAGGTACAACGCCACGATCGTTCAAAATGCGCGGTTACAGTACCGTGGGTCATTGCCGAAATTGATGGCCGAAACGACGGAGGAGAGAAGTGCAAACGCGTTTCGGATCGCCTCGCGCGTCGCCTCCTACATTTGCTGAAAGACACCGGCGTTGATCTGGAAGACGTAGTCGTATCGTATTCAGGGAATGCCTCAGTTCACGTTCGCATCCCTCACAGTCTCTTGGGGTGCCCGATCTATCGGTCATCCCGTGCTGCAATAAATGCCCTTTCGGCTCTTTTCGATCGTCTCTGCGGCGATGACTTAGAACTTCGGCGAGCCATTGATGACGCGTGCTTTCGCCCAGGCCAGCTAATTCGCGCGATAGGCGGGATTCACGAAGACACTGGCCGTCGCACCGTCGGCGCTACGGGAGATGAGTTCTTAGACAAGCCCTGTTACTACCTATGGTACCTCTCAGAACCGCAGTTTCAGTACGCTCCCCTCGACATGCCACACCCCCGGGGGACCGATGCTTCAACCGACCTCATCAAACACCTGACCCTTACACCCAGCTATGACACGCAGCATACACCCGATCACGACTGTGAGACATTGGCTTCAGATCGTGCGCCAGCGGAAGGAGCCAGGCGACGCCCCAAAGGGGTCTTGCGGCGCATTGCAGAGGGCGTAGCAGAGGGCGAACCGTGGGGAAGCGACATTGAGCGCCCCGAGTGCGTTGGGCGACACTGGGCTGCGGTGTTTTGGTCGCATAAGATGCTCGATGAAGCCCCCTCCACGATGCGTGCCCGAACGCGCCTGTGGAGCTGGAACAAGCAGAACAGCCCGCGACTTCCGCTGCAAGAACTCAATAAAGTGTTTACAAGCGTCTACAAGTGGCGCAAACAGCGATTTGACGAGCGGCGGCCGGCACTTCGGGCCGTGTAACAGTTCAAGTCTGAGATGATTGATGGGCAGAGGCTAAAAAGCGGCAACAAAGGCGGCTGGTGAAGCAAATTCCTCGCGTGTCTCGCACGAGACATGCCTCATCCTGGGCGACCTAAACGGAGAAGCGGGCGTCTTCGCCTTTTACCCAGGTGCTACTGACTAGCATTCTGTATTTTTACAAGGGCCAAAGCTACACTGAGATGCACACTCTGTCTAGTGGAACGCTCACCTCAGTCAGGGTGCGGCGCGTCGTCTGCAAAGCCTCTAAAAAGCCGCTCCAGGTTACTTCGCGTGATTAATCCGTCTCTTAGCTCCTGTGCTAAATCCGCTGTTACGTACTGCCACATCTCGGTTGGCGTGTTTGTCTCCTGCATGTCGATGTAGCCATGCTCATAGCAATAGTCTTCGAACTCGTCAGCCTTAGTGCTATGAAATCCTTTCGTGCGTTCGTCATTGCGCTCCCTAAGCTCACGTAGAAGTTTTTCAGCATCGCCCTTCAACGCTTTGGCGAGCTCGACGAGGTCTTCAAGGTAGTTACTCGATACCGCTCCACAATCCTTTAGGGCTTCCGGCCCAATCGCCTTGCCTCGGCCGACCCGCCAAGCGTCTTGCCAGCTTTCAACAGCTTTCGCGCGAGCCCGGATGCAGTCATCTTTGTCAGATGAAAGCCCCGTAGCAGCATTGCCCGTACGTTCATACTGGAATGCAAGCTGCCCCCAGGTTTCTGTCCCGCGACGTACGAGGTCGGCAAGGCCCTTTGGATCTTCTATTAGATACCAGAGGTGAAGCTTCGATACCGGCTGACGTGGCGTCCACGCGGGAACTTTTAGTATGTCGCGGAGCGCTGTATGGCTCTTACCTTTCAGCTCAATAGGGGCAGTGCGAAGTGGCGGTACAGGAATTACTACATCATTCTCTCGCGAGTCCTCCGCAATGGGAGCGATGTCTCCAAGCGTCACAACTTTACAGGGCACGTTGGTCGTGCTGATATGCTCACGCCATTTCATTACTTCATCCTTCTGCGCCGTGAGGTAGAACACTTGACGACCCGACGCACACACAGCCTGTATGGCATCGATGATCGCAGTAGCTTTCTCCTCGTCGCTGTTCGCGAGCGTTTCATCTAGCACGAGCGGGAGCCTACACGTCTCTTCTTGCGATTCGACAAATGCCACCCGCACAGCTAAAAGAAGTTGGACTTTTGTGCCACTCGATAGCTTATCGAGATCGAATCCTCGGCTTTCGATTCGGTCACGTGCCCTAAACACGCCTGCGTCGCGGTCAAGGATGAGCTCGTAGCGGTGATTCGTAATCGCAGCGAACAGCTCGCGCGCTCGGTCGAAAACCGGCGGCAATCCCTGGTCTCGTGTCTTCGCTTGTACGCACTTTAATAGGGCAGCACCGACGGCACGGTTATAGTCTTCATGCCTCTCGCGAGCTAGCGCGTCGACCGTTTCCCGGTACGCCGCCCGCGCTTCTTCCAGCGTCCCTTCTTCTTTCGCTTCTTCGATACCACGTTCAATCGTACCAATTTTTTCTCGCAGCTCTTCCTCACGACGTGCACAGGTGCGGGCGCTTTCAAGACGTTTCGCTAACTCAGACCGAACGTCCTCATCCATCCAAGCTTCGTGACCATCCAAGCGATGAAGCTGCCGGCGTTCGGTTTCCAGCTCCATTTGTGCTCTCGATTCGGCTTGTTGTGTCTCCTTGTAGTCCTCATGCCGATCGCACAGGTCACGCAGCGTACTCTCGTTGCCCACTTCCACGCCGGTGGACGCATAGATCTCGTTGATCGCGTCCTGCGCTTCTTTGATATCTTTCTCGGCACGCGTTTTCTCAGCCTCCGCACCATCGAGGTCTTGCTTGGCTTGCCGAAACACCTCGCGCTCCTGCTCCAGCGTTTTCAGCGCACCCGCCGCTTCTGCGGCCGAAGCCGCGTCTCCCAGCTTAAGCGCGTCAAGCGTCTCGTTTAGGTTGTTCAGTGCGTTTTGGGCAAGGCGACGGGCTTCATCACGCGCTGCCTCGGCGGCTTCCGCCTCTTCGCGCGCCGTCTGCCACTCCGATAGGCGTTCAACGAGCCAGGCCAGCGAACGCATACCGACGTTGAATCCCAGCCGTTCAGAAAGCCGTTCGCGTTCCCTTTTGAGCTTCTCTTCACGGTTAGCTAGCTTCTTATATTCGGGCGCTAACCGCTCCCATTCTTCGATTTTTGCTGTTTCTACGGCTGCCCCGCGCAATGCGTCGAGCAGACGGTCGGCCGCTTTCTCGACCGCCGCGCGCGTCCACTGCGGCGTTGCCAACCCGGTCCGCTCAAAGTTGCGCTCGTAGGCAGATCGGTCGTCGCGCGCTGCTGCTTCTGCGTTCGATACGCGAGCGCGCAGCACGTCTGCCCCGATGATGAGGAGGCCAAGCACGACGGCAATTGTGGCGATCCAGAGCGAGACTCCGTGAGCGATATAGGCGAAACTTCCCAGCAACACCACTCCTGCCGCACTCCCAATGACGACCCAGCGTACACCTCGGTTATCTTCCGCGGGGTTCGGCTGCTGCAACCACCGATGCAGCGCCCGGACTCCGTCCTGCAGCGTTTCTGCGGAGGGGGTTGGCGCGTCTGCCTCTAGCAGACGCTGAACTACCTTCAGTGCCTCCTGCGAGCCACGTAGGTCCTCCGCCTTCTCAACGTGCGTTTCAACCGTCTGGATCTGAGGCAGGCCTACAGCTGCGGCTTTCTCGCGATCCATGCCGGCATCGAGCCGATTCCAGGTTTCTTGCTCCCTCTTTTTCGCTTTGGCAACCTGCGTCTTGGCATCTTCAACACGTTTCTCAGCCTCTTTGAGCGCATCTTTCAACGCCCGGAGCGCTTCAACCTCGCTGGCCGACAGTCCTCCATCAGGCAGTATGCTTTCGCCGAGCGTCTTTTGTGCCTTATCGATGATGCGCTCGTGCTGCTCAACGACGTCCCTGGCTTTTTCGATGGTCGCCAGATGCGCATCAAGCTGCTCATCCTCATCACCGCGCAGATGCTCGTGGGCCTCCGAGAACGTTTCGAGGCGATCGACAGCTTCACGATGCTTTTTCCGGGCGTCAGCAACGGTCATCGCCTGTTCGAGCGCACGGACCTGCAAGCCAGCCTCCTGCGCTTTTTTGTGCTGCCGACGCAGGTCGTTGAGCGAACGCTCCTTTTCACGCAGCTTTTCCTGCTTTGCTTTCGTTTTCCTAACTTGGCTGCGCGCGTCCTCAACCGCACGAGCGGTCTTGTTCTTATTTCGCGTCGGAACACCAAAGCCCAGGTTGCGCCCCGCCCCTTCGAGGTCGATGCCGCCTTGCGCTTCTTCTAAGATATGCTTGGCAAAGGCGTCGGCTCCGTCGGTGGCTGCAAGGAGATCTGGGAGGTACAGGTGGTACCGCGCGTGGTAGGAGGCTGGGGGGACGGAAGGAGGAGGCGCTGCCTGGGCGTCTTTCTGATACTTAACTCGGTTGCCATCACGCTCAACGTGCCATGCTGAAGCCCCCATGCGGAACGTGCCAGAAAGAACGGGCCTATCGTCGCTTCCACGCTTCGCCCAGATCATCATCTGGATCGCCCGAGCCAACGTTGTTTTTCCCGAAGCATTCGAGCCATAGATGATGTTTACGCCGTCTGTCAGATCCTCGACCTTTAGGTTGTGATTGAGCCCGTAGAGGCGGTGCACCTGAATATGAGAAAAAGCCAACACCGGCGTTGAATCGTCGGTTGAAAACGGTGCAGCGTTAAGCCGTTCAGGGTGGGTAGACATGAGAAGCAGACAGTCTGTGCAAACGAAAGTAAGCGGGAGGTGCGAAGACGGGCTCTTTGCTACCGATCTGCCGGCGTGTGTATGGCATCAAGGAGCCGGTACCCCTGACGGATAGCCCATTGGCGTATCTCACCTGACGACGGGGCGTTTCCTCGCTCAGGGTCGCGCTGAAGCGGGTCATAGCGTGTTGACCGATAGAGCGGCTGGACGTTTTTCTTTGCTTGCTGCATCACGTTTCGAACAGCATCGGTGTCGCGCCCTGCTTCAAGATCGAGGAGCAGTTCCGCTAGCACACCTACCGGATCGTTGCCACGGGCAAGTTCACCGAGGTCGTAGTCGGGGCGCGTTTGAATCTCGTAGTCGTAAATCGATCCGTGGACCTCGCCCGCTGACGGTGCAAGATCAGCAACGACGTCTTTCGCCTGTCGCTCAATTTCCGTATGGAGCGCCGTGCGGCCATCGTACACGAGCCGATAGACAACATGCCGTACGTTGGGCCATGTACGGGCAGCATGCGCCATGCCGTCCTGGATCGTTTCAATAACGGCGTGCTCGACGTCGTCTGCGGTATCGAATCCCGACACGTCAACCGAGGCCCTGTCGTAGCGAAGCGTTGCAAGCGGAATGCGTTCTTCATTTACATCCGATGGCCCGACGTTCACCAGCCACGCCCCATGCGTACCGGTTTCACCGGGATCGAGGGGTTGTAGCGATCCGGTGTAGAGCTGAAGCTGCCCACCTTGGCGATGCTCATTAGGGGCATGAATATGGCCAAGCAACCACGCATCGACAGGAGCACGGGCCAGTGCCTCACGACGTACGGGGGCGTACCGCCCTTCCGCTTGTCCCGCGTCACAGTGCAACACGCCAACGGTTGGCATTGACGTGGCCTCCAAATGGCCGTCTTCGAGAGGCGACCGCGGCACATACCGGCTTGGGAACGACCATCCGATGAAGCGAACGCGGGCACCGTCGCTGTTTTCGAGGATCACGGCCTCCCAATTTCCGCCCTGCCCCAGCAGATGAAAGCGATCGTCGTTGATGCTGCGCACCAAGCGGGGAAAAGTATCGTAGTCGTGGTTGCCGGCGACAGCTACCACGTTGATGCCTGCCTCAAGGAGGCGACGGATACCACGCTCTAGAGGCCCAAACGCCTCGTACATTTTGTTTTCGTTGTCGACGATGTCACCCGTCAACACAAAGGCATCAACGCTCCGGTTGAGCGCCTCTTCGATGCATTGTGCCCATACGTGCTGCACCGACAGCTCGTTGGGGCGGCGCGGCGCACGGGCCGGGCGACGCCCAAGATGAACATCACCGGTGCAGATGATCCGAAAGCGAGACGGCATAGAGAACGGTTGTTGGCATTGAGGACGTTAAGCAGGCAGCGCGTAACACAGATTCACGAGGTCTGGAGCCAGAGAAACCACGCGCGATTTTGCGCGCACGTTTTCTTTTCGCTTTTCGATCCGTGCCTTTAGGTTTTCCAGCCGCTTCTCTTGTCCACGAATGGCAATCTCCATATCTTTGCCCGTTTCTTGTTCGCGGCGGTAGCGCTTAATAAATGCTTGAAGCCGCTTTCGCTCCGACGCTGCGTAGTCGTCGAGCCGCTGCAGCTCTTGTTCTGTCTTCACCTCACGCTCTTCGGCCAGTTCTTTTCGGATGCGCCGAACCGTGCGACTCAGATACGCCTCGGCTGCATCTTTGAGCGCCTCGCTACGCGCCTGTAGCGTCTTCAGCAGCGACGCATCGGGCGAAACGGAGAGCGACTCACCATCGATAATACGCTCGCCCATGTTGTGCTGTGCCTGGCCATTCAATTCGTCCACAAAGACGGGGAAAAGCTCCTCACGGAGAACTTCTCCTGTGCCATCCTCGAATGCAATCCGATAATTGAAGACGATCCCCGGATCCTGAACAAAGGGCAAAACCTTGGCTCCATTTCTTCCGCCAAAGACATCCTCGTCATCAAACACATGATCGACGAGCGCGCCTACAAGCGGATGATCGGGCGATAGGTACGTTACCTTGCCCTCGAACCGCATGGCTAGATCGCGATCGAACGTGATCATCTGTTCTTCGAAGGTCTCGTCGACCGAAGCGGCCAAAACATCCGGCACGGTTACACGGAACTGACGGGTGGAGACCTGCTCAACCGTTCCTCCCAATGCTCGAAGACCTGCAATCACAAAGCCTTGGACATCCTGCGATGAGCCGAATACGTCTTCAGAATCGTCCACGACCTGCTGGATCCGGCGCCGACTCTCGGCATCGAATGTCGAGCAATCAATCAGGCTTCGCTCGTACCAGTCCATCAGGGTCTGCTGTCGCTTCTCGATTTCGCGCTCCAGCTCCTCCTGGGTGACGGATGGAGGCTCATTGTCACGAATGGAGCGCATGATCAATTTCTCGATGTTGAGATCCTCGATCATTCCCAAGACATCCGCTGTTGCCCCTACGCGCGCCCGAATGGCCTCCACTTTCTCCTGCAGGAGCTCAAAGATTTCGGCTTCACGGGTGCCATCAAACTGGAAGTTCCATACCTTTACCTCACGCTCCTGCCCGTACCGATGGATGCGCCCAATGCGCTGCTCAAGACGGTTGGGGTTCCAGGGCAGCTCATAGTTGATCATGATATGGCAGCTCTTTTGAAGGTCGATCCCTTCACTAGCTGCGTCGGTGGCAAAGAGCAGTCGGCTCTTGCCATAGTTGAATTCGTCTTCGATGCTTGCCCGCTCGTCTTTCCCCACATCGCCGTGAATCAGCAAGATCTCGTCGAACCACGGCTCATCCTCAAAAAGCGTGAGCAAGTATTCCAACGTATCTCGGTACTCGGTAAAGAGGAGAACCTTTTCGTTGGGTTCTCTCTCAAGAAGGGTTTGGATGTACTGCTGAACCTTTCGGGCTTTGCTGTCGACTGCAATTTCGTTGGCTCGTTCGAGAAGCGACCGAAGCGCTTCAAGTTCGTCTCGCAGCTCTTCATCGGCCGTTACCGTCACGCGCTCCAGCTCTTTCTCGGCCTCAATTTGCTCATCTTCCTCCAGGTCCTCTCCTTCGAGATAGCTTCGTGCATCGCGCGATAGATCGAGATCATCGTGCGCAAGCAATCCCTGTAGCCGACGCTCAAGGGTCGAACGGATGGCCCCGATGCTACTTACGAGCCGCTTCTGCATCAGCGCCATGGCAAAGCCAACCACCGGGGCATTAAGCACCTCCGACCGGTTGTAAACGGTGCGTACGTACTCGGTAACCGCTTCGTAGAAGTTTTTCTCTGCAGTGGTCATGGAAACGCCGACCGTCTGCACATCGCGGTTCGGAAAAATCCGCTCGCCATCGTCATCGAAAATCGTTTCCTTTCCGCGGCGAATCATCACCTCGTCGACGATTTCACGGGTGAGCTCTTGATCTTGTGCAACCTTGAGCGGGTCGACATACGAGATAAGCGATCGGAAGCTTTGCTCCTTGCCCGTATGTGGCGTTGCACTGAGCAATAGCAGGGCGTCGGACTGGCTGGTGATCTGCTCTACGCGCCGCGCTGTTTTGCTCGGCGTTTTTCCTTTCCGACTGGCTTTGTGGGCCTCGTCGACGATAACAACATCCCAAAAAGCTTCCTGCAGCGGTGCCTCAAATCGTCCTTGCCTAATGAAGGCCTGGCTCGTAATGAGTCGTTGCTGGTCCTGATTCCAAACGTTGGCTTCTTCCCCAAGACGACGCTGCTCCCCTTCTACCCAGTACCGGTCTGCGACGCTGAGCTGAATGTCAAAGAAGCGCTTCATCTCGCGCACCCACTTTTTCTGCAGGTGGGCCGGTACTACAAACAAGACGCGATCTGCACGGCGCCGGGCATCGAGCTCTTTTAGGATGAGCCCAGCCTCAATCGTCTTTCCCAACCCCACATCGTCGGCGATGAGCGCGCGCTGCCGTAGTCGCTGCATGACTTGGTTCACGCAGGCAAGCTGGTACGGCTCTAAGCGTACCAGCGAATTTGAAATGCTTAAAAGCTGGCCGCGCTGATGCGCCAGGCGAAAGCGCATTGCCTGGGTTCGAAGGTCAAACCGATCAGCCGATAGGTCGTCCAGATCGTCCGTGTCGGCCGCCGATCCGTCGCTCCCCCGGTGATCAATGTTCACATCCTCAACGCAAACGGACTTGACGCCTTCCCCTTCTACGTACACACGTAGATAGGGCAGCTCTCCCATTTGGGTGATTGTGATCACCTCGGCTGGCTGGCCATCGAGAAGAATTTTGTCGCCTGGATTTAGCGTATCAATCATTTGAGACAGTGTGTGATGAAAGGATACAGGATGTTGCAGATTAGCCTACACGTTCGGTACTACTCGGCCTCGATGGTCAAAAAGCTCAAGATGCACTCTTGCGGAAGGGCGCCGCCGTGGTAAAAACGCGTGTCGGCGAGCCCCTGCTTTTTGAATCGTTGCAAAGGATCTACGAGGATGCGGACCGGCGAGGCCAGGTACGACAGATCGGGGATGCGTTCGCGCGTTAAGCGTACTCCTGGCCCCTTGTCGGGTGCGTCGGCGGCAGCGACGCGGCGGCGCTTGATGTCACCCTCCGGCGGCGCGAGCGCTTCGAAGGTGGTTCGTTCAGGAAGGAGCACAAAGCCGTGATCGGTGACGACGTAGGCACGGCTCCAGTTGCCACTGCGCATCTTTTGAAAGATCAGACGGACGAGTTCGTCAATGCGCGCGGCCAGTTTCTTTTCGATTTGGTCCAGGTCGTTTTCTCCAATGTCGTCCAGCTCCGTGTCCATGTACGCCACACGCGTGCCGGACCATGCCGACGCGTCGTGCGGAGCCACGGTCCATCCTTCGTTCCTGAGCAGCTCGTGACGGCGCGTGGTATTGAGGGCGCGCCCGCTTCGATGCGCGCGCAGCTTTCCACCGTTCATCTTTACCTCGTAGGCGCGAACGCGCCCGGGCAGTACGGCCGCCATGCCAAACGCCGTCTCCGACGGCAGCACCCCGAGGCGCGTCGACTCGCGAACCGTGAGGTGTACGCCTGCAGCATCGTCGGAGCGTTCCTGCAAGCGGTCGGCCAGGGCACGGGCCAAATCGAGGCGAAGGGCGTCGATATAAAACAAGACCGCTTCCTTGCCCGCGCTGAGCGCCTCGCTGTGATCGGACCAGAACGTGACGCTGGGGCGCAAGGTGTCGTCGAGGAGCGTGCCGCGTTGAAGGGCGGCCTCCATTTTACCGGCCAGCGTTTGCAGGTATTCGAGATACCGATCGCCCACCAGGGCGTCGCGGCAGGTGGCCAGTGCCTCGCGGGCTGGATGGTCGGTGGACAAGTCCTCTTCGGGCGTGCCGGAGACGATGATGCGACGAACGGCTGCATCGATGTGCCAGCTTCCTTCTTCCCGATCGGCGTACAAGGCGTGAACCGGCGCATCGCGGTCGGCCCACGTGTCGTAGCGGTGCGCAAGCTCGGCGAGTGAAGCGGCCTGGCGCCACGCGCGAATCCAGGGCGGGCGCGCTTTGCCCACGTCTTCGCCGTCTCGCTTGGTGGCGGCACGGAGCGCTTCGGTGCGTTCGCGGGCTCGCTCCTGACACTGTGCAAATGCTCCTGCATCGAAATCCTGAAGCCACACCTTCCACAGATA
Proteins encoded:
- a CDS encoding ATP-binding protein, with the protein product MSTHPERLNAAPFSTDDSTPVLAFSHIQVHRLYGLNHNLKVEDLTDGVNIIYGSNASGKTTLARAIQMMIWAKRGSDDRPVLSGTFRMGASAWHVERDGNRVKYQKDAQAAPPPSVPPASYHARYHLYLPDLLAATDGADAFAKHILEEAQGGIDLEGAGRNLGFGVPTRNKNKTARAVEDARSQVRKTKAKQEKLREKERSLNDLRRQHKKAQEAGLQVRALEQAMTVADARKKHREAVDRLETFSEAHEHLRGDEDEQLDAHLATIEKARDVVEQHERIIDKAQKTLGESILPDGGLSASEVEALRALKDALKEAEKRVEDAKTQVAKAKKREQETWNRLDAGMDREKAAAVGLPQIQTVETHVEKAEDLRGSQEALKVVQRLLEADAPTPSAETLQDGVRALHRWLQQPNPAEDNRGVRWVVIGSAAGVVLLGSFAYIAHGVSLWIATIAVVLGLLIIGADVLRARVSNAEAAARDDRSAYERNFERTGLATPQWTRAAVEKAADRLLDALRGAAVETAKIEEWERLAPEYKKLANREEKLKRERERLSERLGFNVGMRSLAWLVERLSEWQTAREEAEAAEAARDEARRLAQNALNNLNETLDALKLGDAASAAEAAGALKTLEQEREVFRQAKQDLDGAEAEKTRAEKDIKEAQDAINEIYASTGVEVGNESTLRDLCDRHEDYKETQQAESRAQMELETERRQLHRLDGHEAWMDEDVRSELAKRLESARTCARREEELREKIGTIERGIEEAKEEGTLEEARAAYRETVDALARERHEDYNRAVGAALLKCVQAKTRDQGLPPVFDRARELFAAITNHRYELILDRDAGVFRARDRIESRGFDLDKLSSGTKVQLLLAVRVAFVESQEETCRLPLVLDETLANSDEEKATAIIDAIQAVCASGRQVFYLTAQKDEVMKWREHISTTNVPCKVVTLGDIAPIAEDSRENDVVIPVPPLRTAPIELKGKSHTALRDILKVPAWTPRQPVSKLHLWYLIEDPKGLADLVRRGTETWGQLAFQYERTGNAATGLSSDKDDCIRARAKAVESWQDAWRVGRGKAIGPEALKDCGAVSSNYLEDLVELAKALKGDAEKLLRELRERNDERTKGFHSTKADEFEDYCYEHGYIDMQETNTPTEMWQYVTADLAQELRDGLITRSNLERLFRGFADDAPHPD
- a CDS encoding metallophosphoesterase family protein, translating into MPSRFRIICTGDVHLGRRPARAPRRPNELSVQHVWAQCIEEALNRSVDAFVLTGDIVDNENKMYEAFGPLERGIRRLLEAGINVVAVAGNHDYDTFPRLVRSINDDRFHLLGQGGNWEAVILENSDGARVRFIGWSFPSRYVPRSPLEDGHLEATSMPTVGVLHCDAGQAEGRYAPVRREALARAPVDAWLLGHIHAPNEHRQGGQLQLYTGSLQPLDPGETGTHGAWLVNVGPSDVNEERIPLATLRYDRASVDVSGFDTADDVEHAVIETIQDGMAHAARTWPNVRHVVYRLVYDGRTALHTEIERQAKDVVADLAPSAGEVHGSIYDYEIQTRPDYDLGELARGNDPVGVLAELLLDLEAGRDTDAVRNVMQQAKKNVQPLYRSTRYDPLQRDPERGNAPSSGEIRQWAIRQGYRLLDAIHTPADR
- a CDS encoding helicase-related protein, whose protein sequence is MIDTLNPGDKILLDGQPAEVITITQMGELPYLRVYVEGEGVKSVCVEDVNIDHRGSDGSAADTDDLDDLSADRFDLRTQAMRFRLAHQRGQLLSISNSLVRLEPYQLACVNQVMQRLRQRALIADDVGLGKTIEAGLILKELDARRRADRVLFVVPAHLQKKWVREMKRFFDIQLSVADRYWVEGEQRRLGEEANVWNQDQQRLITSQAFIRQGRFEAPLQEAFWDVVIVDEAHKASRKGKTPSKTARRVEQITSQSDALLLLSATPHTGKEQSFRSLISYVDPLKVAQDQELTREIVDEVMIRRGKETIFDDDGERIFPNRDVQTVGVSMTTAEKNFYEAVTEYVRTVYNRSEVLNAPVVGFAMALMQKRLVSSIGAIRSTLERRLQGLLAHDDLDLSRDARSYLEGEDLEEDEQIEAEKELERVTVTADEELRDELEALRSLLERANEIAVDSKARKVQQYIQTLLEREPNEKVLLFTEYRDTLEYLLTLFEDEPWFDEILLIHGDVGKDERASIEDEFNYGKSRLLFATDAASEGIDLQKSCHIMINYELPWNPNRLEQRIGRIHRYGQEREVKVWNFQFDGTREAEIFELLQEKVEAIRARVGATADVLGMIEDLNIEKLIMRSIRDNEPPSVTQEELEREIEKRQQTLMDWYERSLIDCSTFDAESRRRIQQVVDDSEDVFGSSQDVQGFVIAGLRALGGTVEQVSTRQFRVTVPDVLAASVDETFEEQMITFDRDLAMRFEGKVTYLSPDHPLVGALVDHVFDDEDVFGGRNGAKVLPFVQDPGIVFNYRIAFEDGTGEVLREELFPVFVDELNGQAQHNMGERIIDGESLSVSPDASLLKTLQARSEALKDAAEAYLSRTVRRIRKELAEEREVKTEQELQRLDDYAASERKRLQAFIKRYRREQETGKDMEIAIRGQEKRLENLKARIEKRKENVRAKSRVVSLAPDLVNLCYALPA